The Hydra vulgaris chromosome 14, alternate assembly HydraT2T_AEP genome includes the window ATcaaaaaacggcaaaaattaaataaaatttgacataaattgtaaataaataatgttatttatcaaaataataatttttgggtcaaagattttaaatttgttattatatttcaaatttgttattatatttacatttttttttacgcGCAGCTTCAACGCGTTTAATGCGCGTTTGCGCGCTTTAAGGTGACTATGCGcgtacaaaaaattttttatttaagttttagaaTCTTCAAGACAAACAAATTATCTTGATATATTACTTtacttgatattttaataaaaatggtttttaaaggatgttggtacatagagaaaaaaaactatattttgttacatttattttattatctacatTACAATCAATTTAATAACTTCGTTTGGTAACGGTTTTCCTCGATAGCtcttatgttttctaaaagatATGCTTGATACTTTTGGATCTGATCTTACTAGAAGGTAGTACATCTGATTCATCATTGTGTTTAACCTTGATATTTTTGCCGTGTGCTTAAGTCTAGAATTTcttatctgtttatttaaactctCCAATGCATCTTCCGAATATACCCCGATTGGCAAAGGTAATTTATGTGATATAGAAGAACTATGCAGTAGCAGTTTATGTACAGTAGGAGGCATAACATACCAGTCGAACAAACTCACTATACGTTTAGCTGTTTCAGTGCAGTATAAATCTAATTCATTGATATTACTATAATATCCACAAGATATTGTTATGAGAATATTATGCAATCTTTCAATTATATCACAATcaactttagtaatttcagaaaaaacttcactatttttaaatgctcttcttgCAGTATTGTCGTCATTGGTATTTCCAGACCCAGTTTTAGGCATGTCAACACATAGGCTTAATCGTTCTCTGAAGAGTACCTgaacctctttttttttaagtctacagataatttttttcaattgtttttggcttatactttttaattttataactcaAATGAAGAATAAATTCCAAGCATCTTATCCAGCAATCCAAAGCTGAAATTTCTAGCCCCAAGGCTGACTCATtctcagtttttgtttttaataaatcaatattgttcATTTCGTTGGGTTTAGCATTGCACACATTGCAGGATTGAGTGGATTTTGACTCTGTGAATGCGTTAACtactttattatcaaacatCGTAAGATCAACTCTATAGCTGATATTAAAGGTCACCTTTCTTCCTGCaatatcaaaaacttttcataacgtctttaagatatttatttgattttttagatctgATTCTTCTTCTCTGGATAAAATTGgactctcttttttatattgtagatgAAGAGGTCTACAAAAGTGACAATTTGAAGGATTTCCATTTTTCCAAATTTCACCATCTACTTTGAGCAATAGAGGCACAAAAGCTGtactaaaaagattttcttcacTTTTAAGTTCTATACGTGTGTTGCTTGTCTCGTTTTTCTGTTTACAATTACTTTGGCTCGCTGCTCCATCAAAACTAatctttctatataaaattccaaatatTTTGTTACCTTGACCACAATTAGGTATATCAATCATTTCTGTTATTCTACTCACAGTTTGATCAAACATACTTTGAAGAGTACACTTTGCAGAAATTTAAGAAAAGTGTATATTCTCAGGATAGCATTTCAATTTTTCCTCAAAAATATCGTGCAAGGTAGGATAAATATGTACATTGTGTACAAGAACTGAGTTTTTGatcatttgatattgtttatcgCTGAGATCAGTGTTCATTTTTAACGCAAGAGCTTCCTCTACACTCATGTTAATGGGAAAGGTTTTATCCAAAGTTTCATCAACTTTTTCTATCTCTAACACGttagaaatattgttttttaaaatagaggcttttttttttctctagcAGCATTTGCATTTTTCGCAGAAGCTAAAATTAGAGCTTCATGATGTTCAGTGactagttcttttatttttatttttcttttgcttcGCTCTTCAAGAACACTCCATTGTTTATGGGGCCTTCCAGAACCAAAAtggctatttttattgtttataagatttttttgaagccaacgattttctttttgttttgttttagttttttcttcacctttgaaataaatataacaaaagcaacctttactttatttaagttttctttgcgaatttcttcagtattttttatttcattaagtaaaTCCTTCCATAATCTAATTTATCCACTCCTAACTCACGTATATTTGGTCTAATCTAATCACGATCTAATCTTttcattgttattgtttttaaggaCCATCATTATAATAAAGCTAATATATCAGCAACATTTTAAActacattatatatttttttactttacactgtttaaaattttattttgatatggCTTTAACAATTGTCAACAAATGTTACGTCTTGTAAAAACACTATATTACtaagttaactttatattacagGAAATAATAAAGTTGTTCAGTTAAGCTTTTTCAAACATGTTGTACGTATCGAATAATAAatcgttatttaaaattgtcaataaatattttaacaaactgttaaataatatataatgacaaaagcacgttttttaaaactatatttaatatttatgatttaaaaactatattagagcaagtaatacaagtaaaaaattaaaatttaagtttcccGCCATTTTCATATGTTTTGATTATAacaaaatactttcaaaaatggcggaaaacaaggtttttaagtgtttgacaacatttgtatttctttaataacttccaAAACCGCAGGAAAACGCAagaattcatttatattttaaaagtagaaatgttaattaaccagaaaaaatagatttatttttggAACTCGGTGGAACATTTTTTTAGctataaaccaaaaaaatacaattacttgctgccttttttttcaaaaagtctttaaacttgaacaaaaaaatcatttttttttttccttttagtaaatttgaaatatatagagTCAAAagattatctttaaaataaataaacacttttatttaaattaaaagtacattattttagttaaataaaaatctcacatttttcagatttctttgaaaatattaacaaactttttcacttctttttactataaaatacaaaataaaagttttattaaaaaattatttattcttttgaaataaaaaattattgcaacttaatattatttaaaaaagggcACTTAATTTATAGAAAAGTTGTGAGGGGTTTATtaccatttttttgttgttttgagtcaCTGTGCgatgttactaattttttaatgtctaaaataAACATGGATGATACAGGAAATTTCGGAAACTTCCATTCAGAAAATCCTCTATATGTAAAGCTGTTCtgtataatttcaattttaattgatgaatttacatttaaaatgccAACTATTTTACTCTAGTTTTTTTGCGGTTACAAATCAGGTTACGAAATCAGAGGATCAGGATGCGACCCAGGCAGCCAACACATAAGGGTACCTTAAGAGACCCATACGGGGTTCGATACGGCAACCCGTTGCTACCCCAGCGGGAGATGCAAACGGGTTCCACACGGGTCCCATACAGGCTCCCCGCTGGGAAAACCATACGGTTCCCGTATCCAGCCCATTTAATTAGTCCATATGGTTACGACTAGGAAATTTTGTATACAGCCCAAAAGGAGCCTGCAAGTATCTGAAGTCTCATAAGCGTGATACTTTTTCATTTAACCTCTGCCATAAAGTCAATCAGGAAGAAGTCATAAAGAACAAGAAACGtagaaaaaaactacaaaatataacttaaaccaattattttttaaaaaatatcactaataatattaaacaaatttgtcCAAATTTTCTGAAGGTGTTACATAAACAGCATCGAGTTCAGTCGAGTTAACGTTAATAGCAAATTTAGTAGATCTACGACTGTTGCTTCCACGATCTAGTGAGTTGGCAAACCATGTTGAAAGTTCAGCTTCGATTTCCTTTTGTGTGCAACTTTTTGTGCTAGGATTTAATTTAACGGCACCTATTTGTAAAACagaaaagtattattaaaatacacacacacacaaaaaaaaatatatatatatatatatacatgtttttttttttataagcataacgCTTATAAGCATATAGAGGCTCAGATTTGggaaaaaaataagcatatgtAAGCATATTCCTGAGCCttgataaactatttaaaaaattagaattttatttagttaaagattttaaatatatttctaaatttaaaccaacaaaaacaacaaaaatcgaAGTTTATGTTTTGCAATGCAATGACTTAATGAAGTAATGAAGTCATTGTATTGCAAAACCTAAACCTCAATACTtgaacataaaaacataaagtttagaAGTCGCTCTGAAGTGTTttatttctctctttttttttctctctctctcgcTTTTAATGTGTAGTTtatttaataccttatttaaaatgtttattttatttttaagttttattttcagatactgataaaataataataataatgtcaaaGATAATAAAGAGAAAGCAGCCTACATTGGCAGCGTTTGGTTtcacaaaaaatgttatgcaCAGAGGAGAAATGAGTGCAATCCGATTGCCGTTAGAAGCTGTTGAAACTAGTGTTGAATgcaaacattgcaaaaaattatttaaaagccaACAAGGACTAGCTTTTCATGTTAAAGTTATTCACGGAATTAGCAAACAAGATTGTAAACATTCACAATCACAAGTTCTTCAAAGAAACGAAGAACTTATCACTCTAGCAGTGAAAGATGTGCTCAATAATATAGTCAACAAAGTTGTTagtgaaatgaaaaaaagtgaagAGTCTCGCCAATTAGCTGGTAAGAAACGCCACCAATATACTGCTGCCTTTAAAGCAGAAGCAATTAACGCCTATGGTTATGAGGCAAATCAAGAAACTATAGCAGAGTCGTTTGGTGTAACACAAAGTCAGATTTCGCGatggcttaaaaaaaaagaaactattatTAAAGATGCCGAATCATCCTATCGCAGATTGTTTCTGAAGGGAAGACGTTCCACAAAATATCTTGAACTGTACGAAGCTATTTACAATGAATTTTTACAAGCCAGATCGAAAGGTCATATTGTAAACTTTTCCTGGCTTTGGAGTAAAGCTAGAAATATACAATTAAACATTGATCCAAACGTGGAAATAAAACTTCATGTTATAGTtcgatttttacaaaaaaaagagttaaaaatgaGATCGAAACAAAGAAACAAAAGGAAACATAAGAAAGAAATGGAACCATTATTACAGAAATGGCATGCCACATTCAGAGAAAAGTGTATCAGAACAGGTTCTAAAGATCCAAGTTACGACAAAAAATGGGGACGGTACCAACCTGGACAAAGGCTCAATGTTGACCAGAGCCCACTTCCCTTTGTTGTTCATGGTAAGAAAACTTATGAGTATGTACCCAAGGGTCAAGGTGCAACACATAATACATGGATCTCACAACCCGGCTCAGGATTGGAAAAAAGGCAATGTTCCCTTCAAATTATGTTTCGCCCAGAAGGAGAGCAACCAAAGCTAGCCATCATTTTTAGAGGTCAAGGAAAACGCATTTCAAAAGACGAAAAGTTAGCATGGCACAAAGATATTCACGTTTACTTCCAGCAAAATGCTTGGTTAGACCAAAACGTCTGTAAGCACTGGTGTGATAAAACACTTCTTCCatttgtaaaagaacaaaaGCTTGATAAATTTGTTCTTTTGCTGGACAACTTGAAGGGACAGATGCAGGAGGATTTTAAAGATGCTGTGGCTGCTGCTAAAGGACTTCTCTTGTACGGTCTACCAAGTGCCACTGACCTTTGGCAACCAGTTGACGCAGGATATGCTGCCACTCTGAAAAGACTTATTACCATTGAACATCAAAAATGGCTCGATAGAGATAATCATTCTGATAGATGGTTCAGTAATGAAATGCCCTACACTGCAAAAGAGAGACGAATTTTGATTACACATTGGGCAGGGGAAGCATGGAAAGCTTTAAACACTTCAAAGTATGACAAGCAAAGGAAGAAATGTTGGACGATGACTGGATGTTTAATGACTTCTGATGGCTCAGAAGATTCGCTAGTTAAACCAGAGGGCCTTGATTGTTATAAAGTTCCCCCACCATCCATCATTGATCCTGGAAGTGATCAACCCATAGGAAATCAGGGTGATATTCAACCAGTGGAGGTAGATGATGCTATAAATGAAAGTGCCAACGAAATTCTTCCAGATGACACCTTTATTGGTCTGGACGAGAAGGAATGCGAAGTTCATatctttgattttattgataacatttgtatatagtatatatgttttattttttattatcatactATAACATTAATTCAGCTACATTAAAACCAAAGCAAATACAGAGCATaagtcaactttttatttttcttatacccATTAACCTTAAGTAACGCGTACACTTTAAGAAAGTATTgaaataagcatattttattagaaatatgcttaagctttagcatatttttgagcctcttttaactttttgcttaagcatacccgagcctgtttcaaaaatttcatatgcttataaaaaaaaaaacatgtatatatatatatatatatatatatatatatatatatatatatgtatatatgcttgtttttctttttgccCTGTCAAATTGAAGCTGCAAGCAAGAAGGCTGTCTAGCAGCATGGGCATTGATCtcattataaaatatgtttagcctaaaaaaagtttgatgcaAGTTATGGTGcagagatataaaaaaataatataaaaacatgaaaGTTTGTTCAGAActgcaattattaaaataaactgtatttaaataaaaaattaaaaaagaaattttaaaagtaataatttttacaactattttcTTTACTCCTGGATTTTCCAGCTTCTGTGTTAAAATTTCTATTTCTTCCATTGACTTAGCTGGCAGTGGAATACCTTCTGGAAGATCTGAAGATATATGATCATTCAAATCAAGTTTGCAATGGATAGATTGAATTTGTGCTGTATGCATTGCCTGAgtctttttcatattttcctgATTGCTGATTACAGTTGCTAATAAATTAGCAATCATCTGTAGACTTACAGACTCACCTAAATAGAAAAAGTCtgtattaaacataaaaacatttaaaaagaaaatttcggATTTAAAATACtggtaataaaatttaagactATTATcgaattgttattaaaaactacatcatatactttttattttgtttaattttacataatcattgttttacatatatatttatatacacttaCTTCTGCCGATTATAGTAAGCAATATgcgataaaaaatgtaacatttctTTAAGTGTGttttaatagaaaaagaaaagggaaaaggaaaaaaaaattaaaataaattgattccTGCCCTAACCCAATCCCTTCTCCCtaatcagtcgatgtatgcagTGAAGCCCACGCCTATTCCTAAATCAGTGTGACATCATAGCGCTAACCAAAGTACGCAGtacaacttatatatatacacaaatatatttatatatatacatatatatgtatatataatatatataatatatatatatatatatatatatatatatatatatatatatatatatatatatatattatatatacatataaatttatttttaattatataacttacataattttgaatgattatatataattattatttatagtcaAATATGGAGTCATTTATTTAAGTTAACATTATATCATATAACTTGCCTAATACCtgctaataatttattattatttgttggACAGGTGGTGATTTGTTGAAAAGGTGATGATTTGTTTTGAACAGGGGCAGAGTCCATCAATATGCTTTTCAATTGGGAATATTTTGATGCTGAATTGTTAGatctacaagaaaaaattttaagctcAATACCAAACCAAtggtataaatttaaacaagttaacaataaataaaaacatacatattaATATGtaccaaatatattttaactgatataACACTCGCATATGTACTGGTAATAAACCGAAAATAACAGATTTTATAActggatattttttatttttaaaaattattttctgttcATTATCAGCAAATATTCCAGTGTTATAACAGCTTTTTGCAGATTTTTGAAAACCAGTTTTTGAATACTGTTTGTAGTAGACTTgcttgtttttactttataaacacTTATACTTAAAGAACTTGAggaaaaaaaactgattatCTGGTATATCTGGCAAAAATATATGGTACACCTCATTACATTGAATACAGCAATTTATTAGATAATTGTATCACTACTTCTCTATTTCGAAGTCTAGTCTTGCTGCTGGTAAACCATCAGAATCATATTTGCTCAACTCAATATCACTTCCATAACTGTAAAAGAAGTATAATTACGTTGTAGTATAATGgggttaatatatatacatgatttggtattggttagtagtaaataaatagaaaatgaaaaaaaaaaaaaagaatataacgTATACTACCAAGAATAAGTAAAACCTTTTACATAACCAGTAGACTAAAACAAAATCCCCCAAAAAGTTATTACTTAGTGATACAAACAGGATGTTACTTACAGATTCAGTAAATTCTGAGGCTTTTTGTGAATGAAAGGCGAAGCAGGTTTGTTTTCTTGAGTAACACATATTgcattgttttttctttttttgtgccaagttttcttttttgctttataaaatcaacaaaatattagaATAGTTAAcactatcatttttattttacactgcCATTTTAATAGTTACACTGCCATTTTTATGCCTTGTTAAGAATACAGTAacaataatagataaaaaataagtaaataaccAATTCTTTATAAAACTAGATAACACCTTGGTAAAATCTGATCATAATCTTCTTCTTCATTCTCAGAGGAACTAATCATTTTACATCTAAACAGTTTtgtaagttataaatatatacatgcatacgtgcatatttcaaaatttattaaattattaaattccaTAATTAAAGTTACCTTCTAACACGTTTCAATGCATTTTCTTCTGACGTATCAAGGTTGGAGGTGTCCTctgctttttttgcttttgaacGTGCTTCAGTAAGACTgtctataaataaattaaaaaggaaTACATAAAAAACGTTATTGCATTAAACAGAGGTATTTTTTGCACTGAAACATAAACAGAATATGATTATAAAAGCATAACACTAATTTTACCAGCAATTCCAAGTATTCTAACAGTAAATAAAGGCCAATGCACATCTGGAaccattaaattatttttagcctTTGCAATACctgtcaaattaaaattttttccatttggcCAATAGATTTCaacagatattttatttttaatactggATGAAAGTGAACTGATTTCAACTCCATTTATCCAAGTTAGTGGCACATAATCTGTTGTATTAGTTTCATTGAATAAAACTATTGCATACATAACTACACTGTAATTGTAATACAAATGCtgtatcacaaaaataaaattttaaatatatatatatatatatatatatatatatatgtatttatgtatgtatgtatgtatgtatgtatgtatgtatgtatgtatgtatgtatgtatgtatgtatgtatgtatatacatatatatatatatatatatatatatatatatatatatatatatatatatatatatatatatatatatatacatatatatatattcagccTTTGAAATTCAGGTCGGCGTTTGGCAGTGCAGACCCAAAAGTCAACCTATCTTTGTTTTATGACCACATACAACAGCGAACCTGAATCCCTTAAAGTGTCTgcatgcaaaaataaatatacgtaaaagatataatattagttcaatattattatattataatgatgtaataaaaaatatataatactagttcctaattaatttattgtaattcaTAGATAATAagcatatttattattagcaaATTCACAAATTTGCTATATTCTTAAAATTCTTAGTTGCtacattcttaaaaattttatagtcataagaaatattgtcaataagtttttttaatcaaataaccATTACCCCTTTCgcaacaataagaaaaaaatccaaataaattttttattatagatcCCTTCTTATATGCAGCTGTATGCTTTTGGGTAACCCTTCACCACTGTGAATAGCCTCTTATAATGTTTTATCtgatttgagtatttttttcattacacaAAATAAGTACTTATTCAATATGGATATGAGTATATTATGTTTCtcataaactatttataataaatcataATCAAAAAGTATCAATTAACATAATAATCGTAAAATTAGTTAATTGCAAAACTAATAATGAAAAAGTTATAActtcaaaaagtaaatattttataatacataatacaaaatagtaaagtaatagtaaatattttttgcagcaagttatttgataaactagaaaaatttatttgtggaATAACTATAAAGCCGTTTTTAAATGGtagtttaaaatacttaatatttagttcttttataaaaaatgttgttgaatTAAATGACATATTTTCCACATGATATATGGACAAGCTTGTTGAATCAAGAGGATCCGTAAAAAATGCTTGCTTACGCTGAAACTCTTGGCAGACAACAAAAGCATTAGCCTCTGAGCAGATTACAtcagttaatatgtttttgactaaaataactttatcattAACACCA containing:
- the LOC136090928 gene encoding jerky protein homolog-like; protein product: MSKIIKRKQPTLAAFGFTKNVMHRGEMSAIRLPLEAVETSVECKHCKKLFKSQQGLAFHVKVIHGISKQDCKHSQSQVLQRNEELITLAVKDVLNNIVNKVVSEMKKSEESRQLAGKKRHQYTAAFKAEAINAYGYEANQETIAESFGVTQSQISRWLKKKETIIKDAESSYRRLFLKGRRSTKYLELYEAIYNEFLQARSKGHIVNFSWLWSKARNIQLNIDPNVEIKLHVIVRFLQKKELKMRSKQRNKRKHKKEMEPLLQKWHATFREKCIRTGSKDPSYDKKWGRYQPGQRLNVDQSPLPFVVHGKKTYEYVPKGQGATHNTWISQPGSGLEKRQCSLQIMFRPEGEQPKLAIIFRGQGKRISKDEKLAWHKDIHVYFQQNAWLDQNVCKHWCDKTLLPFVKEQKLDKFVLLLDNLKGQMQEDFKDAVAAAKGLLLYGLPSATDLWQPVDAGYAATLKRLITIEHQKWLDRDNHSDRWFSNEMPYTAKERRILITHWAGEAWKALNTSKYDKQRKKCWTMTGCLMTSDGSEDSLVKPEGLDCYKVPPPSIIDPGSDQPIGNQGDIQPVEVDDAINESANEILPDDTFIGLDEKECEVHIFDFIDNICI